A single Brassica rapa cultivar Chiifu-401-42 chromosome A04, CAAS_Brap_v3.01, whole genome shotgun sequence DNA region contains:
- the LOC103866185 gene encoding uncharacterized protein LOC103866185 isoform X2, with translation MFRFDPTFLKLQKLIKMGEAGQSREGESITPLLGGGTGNKVAVPPQQFNSLPAPNENASYINQATSYLGSYFSHSSEYGGKDSCKSLSHPHELLRSTSGGDGDSPVSVCVSPGARCSTSSESPTSAANSPSAESTDTPSQASNAIVTSNWLGLSGTSMFQGLIERALRTVRGSADDIGWLQRDPEMPPVEDGTDRFNRILEDIGHGVHRLPNTVVHLLVPGLFSNHGPLYFVDTKTKFSKMGLACHIAKIHSESSVEKNAREIKEYIEELCWGSNKKVLLLGHSKGGIDAAAALSLYWPDLKDKVAGLVLAQSPYGGSPIATDILREGQLGGYVNMKKIMEIMIFKVIKGDIQALEDLTYERRKQFLKNHPLPQELATVSFLTEASISPAALATFSHVAQAELPLTKLPVVMPLGAAMAACAQLLQVRYGEKSDGLVTCCDAEVPGSVVVRPKRKLDHAWMVYSSLNEAPLEADAAQVCEALLTLLVQVEEEKQRQLD, from the exons ATGTTTCGTTTTGATCCAACATTCCTAAAACTCCAG AAACTGATCAAAATGGGAGAAGCTGGTCAATCCAGAGAAGGAGAATCTATCACCCCTCTACTT GGCGGTGGAACTGGGAACAAAGTGGCTGTACCACCACAACAATTTAATTCTTTACCAGCTCCTAATGAAAATGCTTCTTATATAAATCAAGCAACTTCTTACTTGGGGAGCTATTTCTCTCACTCTTCAG AATATGGTGGTAAAGATTCTTGTAAATCTCTTTCCCACCCCCATGAGTTGCTACGATCAACATCAGGAGGTGATGGGGATTCTCCAGTAAGCGTATGCGTTTCTCCTGGTGCAAGGTGTTCAACTTCATCAGAGTCCCCTACTTCTGCAGCCAACAGCCCATCAGCAGAATCTACAGACACTCCCTCGCAGGCATCAAATGCAATTGTGACATCGAATTGGTTAGGTTTAAGTGGCACTTCCATGTTCCAAGG GCTTATTGAGCGGGCACTAAGGACTGTCCGTGGCTCAGCAGACGATATAGGATGGTTACAACGTGACCCGGAGATGCCTCCTGTTGAAGATGGAACTGATAGGTTCAATAGAATCCTAGAAGACATAGG GCATGGTGTACACAGGCTTCCAAATACTGTTGTGCACTTGTTGGTTCCAGGTCTTTTCAGCAATCATGGACCTCTTTATTTTGTGGATACCAAAACTAAATTCTCAAAGATGGGTTTAGCTTGTCATATTGCAAAGATTCACAGCGAG TCTTCGGTTGAGAAAAATGCGAGAGAGATAAAGGAATACATAGAGGAACTATGTTGGGGATCAAATAAAAAGGTTCTACTACTTGGGCATAGCAAAGGAGGTATAGATGCAGCAGCTGCTTTATCACTATACTGGCCTGACTTAAAGGATAAGGTCGCTGGGTTGGTATTAGCACAGAGTCCATATGGTGGAAGTCCAATAGCTACTGATATACTCCGTGAGGGACAACTTGGTGGTTATGTCAACATGAAAAAAATCATGGAGATTATGATCTTCAAAGTCATAAAG GGTGACATACAAGCTTTGGAAGATTTAACATACGAAAGGAGAAAACAGTTCTTGAAGAACCATCCGCTTCCTCAAGAACTCGCCACGGTCTCATTCCTTACAGAAGCTAGCATTAGTCCAGCGGCTCTAGCCACTTTCTCACACGTTGCACAGGCTGAGCTTCCTCTCACGAAGCTTCCAGTGGTAATGCCACTTGGCGCCGCAATGGCTGCTTGCGCCCAGCTGCTTCAAGTCAGATACGGGGAAAAGAGTGACGGGCTGGTGACTTGCTGCGACGCGGAGGTTCCTGGTTCAGTGGTGGTTAGACCAAAACGTAAACTAGACCATGCATGGATGGTTTACTCTTCGTTGAACGAGGCTCCTTTGGAAGCTGATGCTGCTCAAGTTTGTGAGGCTCTCTTGACGTTGCTTGTCCAAGTTGAGGAAGAGAAGCAACGTCAACTCGATTGA
- the LOC103866186 gene encoding carotenoid cleavage dioxygenase 7, chloroplastic — MMIKMSLPLPPKIFLPPSNSPPTHHHQAPPPLAPPRAAISIAIPETGLGRTGTIHEESTSSAFRDYQSLFLSQRSETVEPVVIKPIEGSIPVDFPSGTYYLAGPGLFEDDHGSTVHPLDGHGYLRAFHIDGSKRKATFTAKYVKTEAKQEEHDPVTDTWRFTHRGPFSVLKGGKRFGNTKVMKNVANTSVLKWAGRLLCLWEGGEPYEIESGSLDTVGRFNVAINGCDDDSDRDVAGHDIWDTAAGLLKPILQGVFKMPPKRFLSHYKIDDRRNRLLTVTCNAEDMLLPRSNFTFCEYDSEFKLIQTREFKIDDHMMIHDWAVTDTHYVLFANRVKLNLIGSMAAMCGMSPMVSALTLNPSNESSPIYLLPRFSEKSMGGRDWRVPVEVSSQLWLIHSGNAYETREDNGDLKIQIQASACSYRWFDFQKMFGYDWQSSKLDPSVMNLNRGDDKLLPHLVKVSMTLDAIGNCKSCDVEPLNGWNKPSDFPVINSSWSGEKNKYMYCASSSGTRRELPHFPFDMVVKFDLDSNTVRTWSTGARRFVGEPMFVPKSSSEGEEDDGYIIVVEYAVSVERCFLVILDAKKIGESDAVVTRLAVPRNLTFPMGFHGLWASD, encoded by the exons ATGATGATCAAAATGTCTCTCCCTCTCCCGCCGAAAATATTTCTTCCACCGTCAAATTCTCCACCGACTCATCATCACCAAGCTCCACCACCGCTTGCACCGCCACGTGCTGCCATATCAATAGCTATCCCGGAAACCGGTTTAGGACGTACCGGTACCATCCACGAAGAGTCCACGTCTTCAGCTTTTCGTGACTACCAGTCTTTATTCTTGTCACAACGTTCCGAGACAGTCGAACCTGTCGTAATTAAACCGATAGAAGGCTCGATACCGGTTGATTTTCCTTCCGGTACATATTACTTAGCCGGTCCAGGACTTTTTGAAGACGACCATGGGTCAACGGTGCATCCCCTAGACGGTCACGGCTATCTACGTGCTTTTCACATAGACGGAAGTAAACGGAAAGCAACGTTCACGGCGAAGTACGTTAAGACAGAAGCTAAACAAGAAGAGCATGACCCCGTTACTGACACGTGGCGGTTTACTCACAGAGGCCCTTTCTCGGTGTTAAAAGGTGGGAAACGATTTGGAAACACGAAAGTGATGAAAAATGTGGCGAATACTAGCGTTTTGAAATGGGCTGGGCGGTTGCTTTGTTTATGGGAAGGTGGTGAACCGTATGAGATTGAATCTGGTTCGTTGGATACCGTCGGGAGATTTAACGTCGCGATCAACGGCTGTGATGATGATTCCGACAGAGATGTTGCTGGTCATGATATATGGGACACAGCCGCAGGGTTGTTGAAACCCATACTTCAAG GTGTGTTTAAGATGCCGCCAAAACGGTTCTTGTCACATTACAAAATCGACGATCGAAGAAATAGACTTTTAACGGTGACTTGCAACGCTGAGGATATGCTCTTACCTCGTAGCAACTTCACATTTTGTG AGTATGATTCGGAATTCAAGTTGATACAAACAAGAGAATTCAAGATCGATGATCATATGATGATTCATGATTGGGCCGTCACAGATACTCACTACGTACTCTTTGCCAACAGAGTCAAGCTTAATCTAATTG GTTCCATGGCGGCTATGTGTGGGATGTCACCTATGGTATCAGCGTTAACGTTGAACCCAAGCAACGAGAGTTCCCCTATTTATCTCCTCCCAAGATTTTCCGAGAAATCTATGGGAGGTAGAGACTGGAGGGTACCTGTGGAAGTGTCTTCACAGTTATGGCTGATACACTCCGGAAACGCTTATGAGACTAGAGAGGACAACGGTGATTTAAAGATTCAAATACAAGCTTCCGCATGCTCATACCGTTGGTTTGATTTTCAGAAAATGTTTG GATATGATTGGCAAAGCAGCAAGCTGGATCCTTCTGTTATGAATCTGAACCGCGGAGATGACAAACTACTCCCTCATCTAGTTAAG GTGTCTATGACCTTGGACGCAATCGGAAACTGCAAGAGCTGTGACGTGGAGCCTTTAAACGGTTGGAACAAACCGTCAGATTTTCCGGTTATCAACTCATCATGGTCAGGAGAAAAGAACAAATACATGTATTGTGCATCCTCTTCGGGAACTCGACGTGAACTTCCTCATTTCCCTTTCGATATGGTCGTGAAGTTCGACCTAGATTCGAATACTGTCCGTACTTGGTCTACCGGAGCTCGGAGATTCGTTGGTGAACCCATGTTTGTCCCTAAGAGCTCAAGcgaaggagaagaagacgaTGGTTACATTATCGTCGTCGAg taTGCGGTTTCGGTGGAGAGATGTTTCCTTGTGATTTTGGATGCTAAGAAGATCGGTGAGTCCGATGCGGTCGTGACGAGATTAGCGGTCCCGAGGAATTTAACGTTTCCAATGGGGTTTCACGGTTTATGGGCTAGCGATTAA
- the LOC103866185 gene encoding uncharacterized protein LOC103866185 isoform X1 → MFRFDPTFLKLQKLIKMGEAGQSREGESITPLLGGGTGNKVAVPPQQFNSLPAPNENASYINQATSYLGSYFSHSSVEYGGKDSCKSLSHPHELLRSTSGGDGDSPVSVCVSPGARCSTSSESPTSAANSPSAESTDTPSQASNAIVTSNWLGLSGTSMFQGLIERALRTVRGSADDIGWLQRDPEMPPVEDGTDRFNRILEDIGHGVHRLPNTVVHLLVPGLFSNHGPLYFVDTKTKFSKMGLACHIAKIHSESSVEKNAREIKEYIEELCWGSNKKVLLLGHSKGGIDAAAALSLYWPDLKDKVAGLVLAQSPYGGSPIATDILREGQLGGYVNMKKIMEIMIFKVIKGDIQALEDLTYERRKQFLKNHPLPQELATVSFLTEASISPAALATFSHVAQAELPLTKLPVVMPLGAAMAACAQLLQVRYGEKSDGLVTCCDAEVPGSVVVRPKRKLDHAWMVYSSLNEAPLEADAAQVCEALLTLLVQVEEEKQRQLD, encoded by the exons ATGTTTCGTTTTGATCCAACATTCCTAAAACTCCAG AAACTGATCAAAATGGGAGAAGCTGGTCAATCCAGAGAAGGAGAATCTATCACCCCTCTACTT GGCGGTGGAACTGGGAACAAAGTGGCTGTACCACCACAACAATTTAATTCTTTACCAGCTCCTAATGAAAATGCTTCTTATATAAATCAAGCAACTTCTTACTTGGGGAGCTATTTCTCTCACTCTTCAG TAGAATATGGTGGTAAAGATTCTTGTAAATCTCTTTCCCACCCCCATGAGTTGCTACGATCAACATCAGGAGGTGATGGGGATTCTCCAGTAAGCGTATGCGTTTCTCCTGGTGCAAGGTGTTCAACTTCATCAGAGTCCCCTACTTCTGCAGCCAACAGCCCATCAGCAGAATCTACAGACACTCCCTCGCAGGCATCAAATGCAATTGTGACATCGAATTGGTTAGGTTTAAGTGGCACTTCCATGTTCCAAGG GCTTATTGAGCGGGCACTAAGGACTGTCCGTGGCTCAGCAGACGATATAGGATGGTTACAACGTGACCCGGAGATGCCTCCTGTTGAAGATGGAACTGATAGGTTCAATAGAATCCTAGAAGACATAGG GCATGGTGTACACAGGCTTCCAAATACTGTTGTGCACTTGTTGGTTCCAGGTCTTTTCAGCAATCATGGACCTCTTTATTTTGTGGATACCAAAACTAAATTCTCAAAGATGGGTTTAGCTTGTCATATTGCAAAGATTCACAGCGAG TCTTCGGTTGAGAAAAATGCGAGAGAGATAAAGGAATACATAGAGGAACTATGTTGGGGATCAAATAAAAAGGTTCTACTACTTGGGCATAGCAAAGGAGGTATAGATGCAGCAGCTGCTTTATCACTATACTGGCCTGACTTAAAGGATAAGGTCGCTGGGTTGGTATTAGCACAGAGTCCATATGGTGGAAGTCCAATAGCTACTGATATACTCCGTGAGGGACAACTTGGTGGTTATGTCAACATGAAAAAAATCATGGAGATTATGATCTTCAAAGTCATAAAG GGTGACATACAAGCTTTGGAAGATTTAACATACGAAAGGAGAAAACAGTTCTTGAAGAACCATCCGCTTCCTCAAGAACTCGCCACGGTCTCATTCCTTACAGAAGCTAGCATTAGTCCAGCGGCTCTAGCCACTTTCTCACACGTTGCACAGGCTGAGCTTCCTCTCACGAAGCTTCCAGTGGTAATGCCACTTGGCGCCGCAATGGCTGCTTGCGCCCAGCTGCTTCAAGTCAGATACGGGGAAAAGAGTGACGGGCTGGTGACTTGCTGCGACGCGGAGGTTCCTGGTTCAGTGGTGGTTAGACCAAAACGTAAACTAGACCATGCATGGATGGTTTACTCTTCGTTGAACGAGGCTCCTTTGGAAGCTGATGCTGCTCAAGTTTGTGAGGCTCTCTTGACGTTGCTTGTCCAAGTTGAGGAAGAGAAGCAACGTCAACTCGATTGA